From the genome of Mycobacterium kansasii ATCC 12478:
CATGCCCGCAGGTGCGCTTCGATGGCGTCGGGGTCGAGGTGGCAGGTTCCGGTGCAACCGGGTGCGTCCGCGTAAGGCTGGTGCAGCCAGGCCGTGCGCGAGCCGAGAGCGCCGTCGACGAAAAGGTCACCGGCCAATCCGCGGGCCCCCGTCTGCTCCTTCAGTGCCCGCGCCTGGGTCGGAGTGGTCACTGCCTCACCCCAGTAGCCGATCACTTCGACGCCGTGCTGCAGAGAGCGCAGCGCCAGCCAGTCGTCGAGCCCGCCGATTTGCGGGCCGGCGCATTCGTGCACGGCGACGACTCCCGAGGCGGCCAGCGCCTCCAGCGCCGCGGACCGGGCTTCGGCCAGCTGCGCATCGGTCAGCAAGTCGCGGGCCGCGGCCCGGACCAGATGGTGCGCGTCGCCGGTCAACGGCTGCTGTGCGGCGAAACCCGCGGCGGCCGGCAGTTGGGGGACCAGCCGCCGTACTGCCGACGAGGCCAGCGCCGAATGCACGTCGACCCGGGCCAGGTAGGCGGGCCGGTCGCCGAGCACGGCGTCCAGGTCCGCGGTGTTGGGCGCGCTTCTTTCGGGCCAGGCCGACTCGTCCCAGCCGTGTCCCCAGATCGGCCGACCGGGGTTTGCCGCGGCGTAGTCGCCAACCATGCGCAGGCATTCCGCGCGTGAGGTCGCGGAGCGCAAGTCCAGTCCGCTGAGCGTCAGACCGGTCGCGCTCAGGTGGATGTGGCTGTCGACGAACCCCGGCGCGACGAATGCGCCGTCGAGGTCCTGCACGTCGACATCCGGGAACTGGTCGCGCGCGACATCGTCGGTGCCCAGCCATGCGACGATGTCGCCGCGCACCACCATCGCGGTGGCGTCGGGATGGGTCGGGCTGTAGATCCGGCCGTTGACCAGCAGCTTGGAGGTAATCTGCGTCACAGCGCAAAACTACGTGGGAAGTCCAACACCTTGGTCTGACCTAGTTCTGGCCTAGGTCCGGGGCGACGCTTGATCGGGAATGCGGGCCTGCGGCAAAGTCGGTGGTTCCCCGTCGATGACGTCGATGACCTCGCCGTCAATGAAGTCGCGCTGATCGGGTGGTTCGCGGCGGGTGAAAGCGCCGGCCATGCCGGCGGCCGCGGTCGCCGTCAGCGGCACGCGCCGCAGGATTCCGCGCAGCGCGATCGCGGTCAGTCCGGGGCCGGCGACCGCCCGGATCGGCGGCGCCAGGAGCAACAACCCCACAGCGGTGGTGACCAGTCCGGGGACCAGGACCAAACCGGTGGCCAGGGCAACCAGGGCGCCGTCGCTCAGCGCGCTGCGTGGTTCTTGCACGCCGGACCGCCACTGCATGAGGTGCCGCCCGAGCTGCCACCCACCCATCGGAGCCCACAGGACCAACCCGAGGACGAAGGTGGCCAGCAGCACCACGAGGGCCCAGCCGAATCCAATGGCCGCCGCCAATCCGATGAAGGCCATGAGTTCGACGACGGCGTAAATGAGAAGCAGCCGACCTAGCATGTGATGCCAACGTCTGCAGGTCCCGCCCGAGTTCCGCGAGCGGTCGCATCACGGCTGCAGTTAGATGACGCTATGACCACGATCGATATCGACACCCCGGCCGGAACGATCGACGCGCTGTTGAGCGTCCCCACAGGAGAAGGCCCGTGGCCGGGCGTGGTCGTCGTGCATGACGCGGTCGGTTATGCCCCCGACAACGAGGCGATTTCCCAGCGCATCGCCCAAGCGGGTTATATGGCGCTGACGCCGAATATGTACGCCCGCGGCGGCCGCGCCCGGTGCATCACCCGAGTCTTTCGCGAGCTGCTGACCAAGCGAGGTCGTGCCCTCGACGACATTCTGGCTGCCCGCGATCACCTGCTGGCCATGGCCGAATGTTCCGGCCGGGTGGGCATCGCGGGCTTCTGCATGGGTGGCGGGTTCGCGCTTATTTTGTCGCCCAGGGGCTTTGGCGCCTCGGCGCCCTTCTACGGCACGCCGCTGCCCCGCCATCTCAGCGACACTCTCGACGGGGCGTGCCCGATTGTGGCGAGTTTCGGCGGCCGCGACCCGCTGGGTTTGGGCGCGGCCGACCGACTGCGCAGCGTCACCCAGGCAAAGGGAATCACCGCGGACATCAAGGTCTACCCCGGGGCCGGGCACAGCTTCGCCAACAAACTTCCCGGCCAACCGCTGATTCGGATCTCGGGATTCGGCTACAACGAGACCGCGACCGAGGATGCGTGGCGCCGGGTTTTCGCGTTCTTCGGCGAGCACCTGGGTAGCGGCACTTAAGCCCACTTAAGCCCACTTAAGCCATCGGCTACCCGTCCGGCAACGGTCGTGTCTGCACTTTTCCTGCCACGAAGTTCAGGAAACACATCGGCTCGACGTAACCTCGGCGATCAGAGCGGGCCGGTCGCTATGGCTGAGATTGTCGATAAATTGGGACTTATCGATTGTTCCGTCCGGTGGTGCCGGGGAAACGCATTTTGCCGGCCCGCGTTTCGTCAGCAGAGCATTGTCCCGGCACTTGCCGCGTCCAGCACGGGTGCGCGCCAGCTCGCCGGCGGCATCGGCACCTGGGTGCCAGCACCGAATTCATTGCCTAAAGTCATCAAACCGGCGGGTTCGACCAGGCCCTCGCTGTGTTCAGCGCCGGCAAAGCCTAAGGTGCCGGCACCGCGATCAGATGCCGATATCGGCGACTGACCCGCAGCCCCGTCAACGGTCACCGTGGAAACTAGCTGCGCGTGCGTATCGACACCAGCGACGCCCAGCGGCGACGGCGTCACGCTGTCGACCGCCATCGCTGCCACCGGCGCACCAGCTGTCGGTGCAGCAGCAGCACCGGCTATCGCGCCCAGACCCTGGGCAGCACCGCCGATCAAAGCTCCAGCCCCGGCCAACGATCCCGCAGCAAGTCCAAACAAATTGCCAATAATCTGCGCGACCAAGTCAACAATGGCGCCGACAGGCATCAAGATGGGGAGCAGGAGGAGAACCCCAATCGCAACAAACTCGACCGCAATCACAACCTGAAGAAGTGCTATATAATATATAAAAGTAAAAGCTGTCCCAAATTCCAAGGTCAAGAATAGGTATGCGATACTACCCACAAGCAGCGCAACAATAAAGAGCTGAAGGAATATTAGGCCGACTATTATTGGGATAAAGGCTATATCGAGCAGTAGAGCCAAAAAGAACTCTAATACCATTGTTGGCACTAGTAATACAAGTTCGAATAGAATCTGCACCCACGGGGTTGAGGTGAGGGCTTGGCCGGTGGTGGCGGCCAGGTCGGCGCCGACGCCGGGTTTGACAATCACCGGTGCCGGCGGAATGTGTGGAACCGAGGCCAACGCCGCCGCATCGACCGCCTCATAGACGCCCATCGTGGTCGCCGCCTGTATCCACATCCGCACATAATCGGCCTCGTTCAGCGCGATCGGGATGGTATTGATCCCAAAGAAATTCGTCGCCACCAACACCGCATGGGCGGCATGATTGGCAGCCAACTCACCCAACGTCGGCATCGCCGCCAGCGCGCTGACATAGGCCGCCGCGGCACTCTCATGGGCCGCCGCCGCCGTGGCACTATCGGCACTGGCCTGCATCAACCACGCCACATACGGCACATAAGCACCCACACAAAACTCAGCGCTGGGCCCCTGCCACGCCCCCGCCTGCATCCCCGCGACCACCACGCACAGCTCGTGAGCCACCGCGGCATACTCCACACTCATCGACGACCACCCCGCCGCGGCCGCCACCAACGACACCGGCCCCGGACCCGCACACAACAACGCCGAATGCACCTCCGGCGGCGACGCCAACCACACCCCAGCCGTCACACCACACCCCCAACAACCCCATACGACACCGCCGCCAACCCGTCACCGACGGCATAACCAGGTGCACTCCAACTCGCCGGCGCCATCGGCACCCGCGCGCCGAACTCATCACCCAGCGCTATTAACCCGCCGGCACGAGGTGCGGCGCCCTTACCTGCCGTACCGGCAAACCCAAAGCCCTCAGCACCGCGATCAGAGGTGACGACCGCCGAATCACCTTCACGGACCAGCGAAACCGTCGGCGGCGGCAAACCCTCCGCCGCCGACGGCACCACACTTTCGATCGCTACCGCAGCTACCGGCGCAGCCGACAAACCCGTCAGCGGTACGGCCGACAAACCCGCCAGCGGTGCAACCGCCGCACCGGCGATACCCGGGAGGAGAGCACCGTAGGTTGCCGCAGCAACAAACGGACTCATAAATACGCCAGCTAGATTGCCAATAATCCAATCAACAACAATCTGTGTGACGCCTACTATGGTAACTGGAATCATGAGGGGGATGAACAAGAAGATGGTAGCCAAGGTGATATCAACAATGTTCGCCGCATTTATCAACACACTGACCAACGTTAAAATTGCGGCGGAGACCTGGCCGGCGATGAGATCGTTGATTATCATCGGTATTCCCATGAGGACTTGGGTGATTGAGTAAGCGAGAATATCTAGAAAAAGGAGGTAGCCTCCGCCGATTTTCTCCAAGAGCTGTAGTATTTCGGCCCACGGAAACGGCGTGAGGGCTTGGCCGGTGCTGGCGGCCACGTCGGTGGCCGCGCCGACGCCGGGTTTGACAATCACCGGTGCCGGCGGAATGTGTGGAACCGAGGCCAACGCCACCGCATCGACCGCCTCATAGACGCCCATCGTGGTCGCCGCCTGAATCCACATCCGCACATAATCGGCCTCGTTCAGCGCGATCGGGATGGTATTGATCCCAAAGAAATTCGTCGCCACCAACACCGCATGGGCGGCATGATTGGCAGCCAACTCACCCAACGTCGGCATCGCCGCCAGCGCGCTGACATAGGCCGCCGCGGCACTCTCATGGGCCGCCGCCGCCGTGGCACTATCGGCACTGGCCTGCATCAACCACGCCACATACGGCACATAAGCACCCACACAAAACTCAGCGCTGGGCCCCTGCCACGCCCCCGCCTGCATTCCCGCCACCACCACGCACAGCTCGTGAGCCACCGCGGCATACTCCACACTCATCGACGACCACCCCGCCGCGGCCGCCACCAACGACACCGGCCCCGGACCCGCACACAACAACGCCGAATGCACCTCCGGCGGCGACGCCAACCACACCCCAGCCGTCACACCACACCCCCAACAACCCCATACGACACCGCCGCCAACCTCTCAGGAACCACCCGCAACGTCACAACCACGCACCTTCCGACCGATCGGCCCGCCCGGTGCTTATCCGGCCGACCACGCCACGACTAAAAATCTGGCCGATCTTAACAATTGTCTATTGGAATAGTATCCCTGGGCTGTAGTACAGCGCTGTCGTCCAGATGGGGGGTTTGGACTCGAGCTTCGCCCCAACTGGACAGGAGCGACACTGGGAGACGAAGGATCTATGGCCGGACGAATGGCTCGCTGCGGTGCTTCGGCGTGGTCGCAACAGACGATGTGCGGTGTTGGCGATAACGACCGCGACCGACATTGCTCCCGGCCATGCTTACGCTGAACCGGTCAGTTCCGCCGAGCAGCACATGGTCCTGGCCCGGCTGCTCCCTCCCGGGTACAGGGCCATGGCCATGATCAACGGCGGGCCGAGCCTCGGCGACCTGTACTCATGGTGACAGCGCTATGGCGCCTCGCCTGAATCTTAAAGCTGCCCTACGGCTTTCAGCTGACCATGCCGTTCGCCTCAGGATGCGGCAACTGACCGCCAGCTCGAGCGGTCCTGAACAGCGGTCCGGAATGGCAACAAACGCCGCTCGTCCGCGTCAGCTCACTTTGAGTTCGAGTCCGATGTTGTTTTCCATGCCGCCGCGTAGCTTGCTGACGAAGTTGAAGACCTTGCCGACAATGCCGTACCGCTTGCCGATCGCGTCGTAGACGGCGCCCGTCTGCGAGTCGTCGAGGATTGCCGCTGTGCCCTCGACGGCCTCGCTTTTGGGACGCCCACGCACGTCGCAGATGGCCAGTGTCACGCGAGGGGTGTTGCGGATTCGCTTGACCTTCCACGCCTTCTTCTCGGAGATGACCAGCAACCGGTCACCGTGGTCCTTGTCCAAGGCGGCCCAGACCGGCGTCGGCTTCGGCCGGCCGTCCTTGGTGAAGGTGGTCAACAGGATGTATCGCGCTTTGGCGAGGTCGGCGAAGGTTGGCGTCACGGTGTCAACCTAGCGCCGAGCAGACGCGCAATCGCACGCGAATGGCCATTCGCGTGCGATTCTGCGTCTGCTGGCCGGGCTCTCGCCGCCCCCGCTATCACGGAACCACGCGATCCTGTCTGACGTCGACGATCAGGTCACCGGAGAAGCCCCTGGTCGAGCCGGGCTCGACTTGGACCGATCTATCCGCGCCGCGGTAATCCCGGACGGTCAGCGCAACCGATACCTTTGTACCCGCCACCACCGCCAGCACATTGCGCATGGGCAGTCCCTGCGACGGGGCGCCCTCGCCGACCAGGCTCATCGAGGGCGTGCCCACCCACGGGTACGGTGCAAAACACGAGCGGTCTATCAGTTCGCTCAGGGGCTCCGGGCAGCCCACTTCCCAGTGCGCACCTGTCGCCGTGTCCGACGGCGAGACGGGATCGTCGGCCGGGACAGCCCCTGCCAATGCGGGCTCCACTCCAAGGACACCGAAAGCCAGGGCAGCAGCCATGGTGACGCAAACAAGGCGTGTCCTCATCGG
Proteins encoded in this window:
- a CDS encoding FxsA family protein, encoding MLGRLLLIYAVVELMAFIGLAAAIGFGWALVVLLATFVLGLVLWAPMGGWQLGRHLMQWRSGVQEPRSALSDGALVALATGLVLVPGLVTTAVGLLLLAPPIRAVAGPGLTAIALRGILRRVPLTATAAAGMAGAFTRREPPDQRDFIDGEVIDVIDGEPPTLPQARIPDQASPRT
- a CDS encoding dienelactone hydrolase family protein; the encoded protein is MTTIDIDTPAGTIDALLSVPTGEGPWPGVVVVHDAVGYAPDNEAISQRIAQAGYMALTPNMYARGGRARCITRVFRELLTKRGRALDDILAARDHLLAMAECSGRVGIAGFCMGGGFALILSPRGFGASAPFYGTPLPRHLSDTLDGACPIVASFGGRDPLGLGAADRLRSVTQAKGITADIKVYPGAGHSFANKLPGQPLIRISGFGYNETATEDAWRRVFAFFGEHLGSGT
- a CDS encoding amidohydrolase: MTQITSKLLVNGRIYSPTHPDATAMVVRGDIVAWLGTDDVARDQFPDVDVQDLDGAFVAPGFVDSHIHLSATGLTLSGLDLRSATSRAECLRMVGDYAAANPGRPIWGHGWDESAWPERSAPNTADLDAVLGDRPAYLARVDVHSALASSAVRRLVPQLPAAAGFAAQQPLTGDAHHLVRAAARDLLTDAQLAEARSAALEALAASGVVAVHECAGPQIGGLDDWLALRSLQHGVEVIGYWGEAVTTPTQARALKEQTGARGLAGDLFVDGALGSRTAWLHQPYADAPGCTGTCHLDPDAIEAHLRACTEAAVTAGFHVIGDAAVSAVVAALERVVDELGVVAVARCGHRLEHVEMVTAEQAAKLGAWGVIASVQPSFDALWGGVDGMYAQRLGPDRGCRLNPLALLASQGVPLALGSDAPVTGFDPWVSVAAAVNHRTPGSAVSARAAFVAATRGGWRAGGVRDGQAGILAPGAPASYAVWEVDALDVSVPRDAVQRWSTDPRSRVPALPRLGPQDALPRCRQTVHRGAVIHG
- a CDS encoding PPOX class F420-dependent oxidoreductase, translated to MTPTFADLAKARYILLTTFTKDGRPKPTPVWAALDKDHGDRLLVISEKKAWKVKRIRNTPRVTLAICDVRGRPKSEAVEGTAAILDDSQTGAVYDAIGKRYGIVGKVFNFVSKLRGGMENNIGLELKVS
- a CDS encoding PPE family protein is translated as MTAGVWLASPPEVHSALLCAGPGPVSLVAAAAGWSSMSVEYAAVAHELCVVVAGMQAGAWQGPSAEFCVGAYVPYVAWLMQASADSATAAAAHESAAAAYVSALAAMPTLGELAANHAAHAVLVATNFFGINTIPIALNEADYVRMWIQAATTMGVYEAVDAVALASVPHIPPAPVIVKPGVGAATDVAASTGQALTPFPWAEILQLLEKIGGGYLLFLDILAYSITQVLMGIPMIINDLIAGQVSAAILTLVSVLINAANIVDITLATIFLFIPLMIPVTIVGVTQIVVDWIIGNLAGVFMSPFVAAATYGALLPGIAGAAVAPLAGLSAVPLTGLSAAPVAAVAIESVVPSAAEGLPPPTVSLVREGDSAVVTSDRGAEGFGFAGTAGKGAAPRAGGLIALGDEFGARVPMAPASWSAPGYAVGDGLAAVSYGVVGGVV